One genomic window of Gossypium hirsutum isolate 1008001.06 chromosome D11, Gossypium_hirsutum_v2.1, whole genome shotgun sequence includes the following:
- the LOC107935700 gene encoding LOW QUALITY PROTEIN: TMV resistance protein N (The sequence of the model RefSeq protein was modified relative to this genomic sequence to represent the inferred CDS: deleted 1 base in 1 codon) — MKLLSTSSSISRKKYDVFLSFRGEDTRKNFTDHLYDALNRTGIVTFRDDPKLETGEEIAPELFNAIQQSWCSVIVFSETYAFSGWCLEELAEIVKQKNDKGHKVFPIFYHVDPSDLRKQKEKVEEAFAKHEERYKEDKDKIQKWRNALTEVANIKGWHLNNRHESEFIRDVVKKISARLCQTYPVVHDELVGISLHLEELYSKINIGEDDVHVIGICGMGGIGKTTLARVAYTQMLAHFQGKCFLADIREVSNKHGLVSLQKQLLSQIFPDECFNFFNVHDGNAIISTGCPVKKVLLVLDDVDNIQHLKCLVGRRNWFNLGSRIIVTTRDEHLLRSYRINDVYKPTILNPNDALRLFNLKAFGGDTTPKVDFIELSEHVVYYAGGLPLALEVLGSFLCGRDIVQWRSAIERLKQDSNKKILDTLRISFDGLEEREKNIFLDIACFFNGEKKDLVMKVLDGCGFFPDIGVNVLIKTSLIKVSNDNQYLWMHALLQEMGRKIVEEKCVDEPGKRCRLWKERDVHHVLTKNTGIEQDVQFERRYLLEDEKFEIAQSVLHNLVALLLPYSHIEQLWKGNRPLFKLKMINLKGSQNLIKTPDFTTVPKLEALIMEGCTRLVDVHPSIGVLKSLKLLNLRDCKSLRSLPTKIGMESLETLILSGCSNLARFPEFDGKIEHLKTLHLSGCFKVEYLPENLQQAESLEELDLSETAIKEPPSFISQLKNLKVLSFSGCKGPSYKSRSNLPFLFKVIQGRRTNPIAPMLPLLSGLSSLRKLNLRDCNLCKGDIPRDISGLSSLIHLDLSGNNFISIPASLTQLSKLSFLDLSNCNMCTLGEADIHGLSSLSYLYLRGNNFITIPLALTQLSRLNFLRLSNCKMLKSLPQLLTRIADVRIDDCSSLEVVASPSKVCNSVNSGFIKAINCFKLAENINALTLLKKHLKAFANSRKKFAIMIPGSEIPEWFSQQRNDSSIKIPLRKDSQWIGVASCCIFINNDASRDDEDISCSTFIYCRNSEQASCDGSIFRGRNRRQIEGIRLLVGKGYNEPIMKDHLFLCYWSRDSLYSISIEDKYGHCENNNLWATDCLDQKWDELEVSFIGLSGRSAKVKKCGVRIVHEKDLEEIKELQCHTTQSSPNFEHIHQHSAHNDGSTDSTSHIKRKANIYDEAEEEGPQPKRMQKFFNFMVRQQGKKH, encoded by the exons atgaaa TTACTTTCGACTTCCTCATCCATTTCTAGAAAGAAATACGATGTGTTCTTGAGTTTTAGAGGTGAAGATACTCGCAAGAATTTTACGGATCATCTCTACGATGCTCTAAATAGAACTGGGATCGTCACTTTTAGAGATGATCCAAAGTTGGAAACTGGTGAAGAGATCGCACCGGAACTCTTCAACGCAATTCAGCAATCATGGTGCTCGGTAATCGTTTTTTCCGAGACATATGCCTTTTCAGGTTGGTGCTTGGAGGAGCTTGCGGAGATTGTTAAACAAAAAAATGACAAGGGTCATAAAGTATTTCCAATTTTCTACCATGTTGATCCATCcgatttaagaaaacaaaaagaaaaagttgaagaagCCTTTGCCAAACACGAAGAAAGATACAAGGAAGATAAAGACAAGATCCAAAAGTGGCGAAATGCTTTGACTGAAGTGGCTAACATCAAGGGATGGCATTTAAATAATAG GCACGAATCAGAGTTTATTAGAGACGTTGTTAAGAAGATATCAGCAAGATTATGTCAGACATATCCAGTTGTTCATGATGAGTTGGTTGGAATTAGTTTACATTTGGAGGAGTTGTATTCGAAAATAAATATTGGGGAAGACGATGTCCACGTTATAGGAATTTGCGGAATGGGTGGCATCGGTAAAACAACTCTTGCAAGGGTTGCTTACACTCAAATGTTAGCTCATTTTCAAGGTAAATGCTTTCTTGCTGATATTCGAGAAGTTTCAAACAAACATGGACTTGTTTCTTTACAGAAACAACTTCTTTCGCAAATCTTTCCGGATGAATGCTTCAATTTTTTCAATGTTCATGATGGGAATGCCATAATTAG CACAGGTTGTCCAGTAAAAAAGGTTCTTCTTGTTCTTGATGATGTTGATAACATACAACACTTGAAATGCTTGGTTGGAAGGCGTAATTGGTTCAATTTAGGGAGTAGGATCATTGTAACAACAAGAGATGAGCATTTGCTCCGATCTTATCGAATCAATGATGTGTATAAGCCTACAATATTGAATCCCAACGATGCACTAAGGCTTTTCAATTTGAAAGCTTTTGGCGGTGATACAACGCCGAAAGTTGATTTCATTGAGCTTTCTGAACATGTTGTATATTATGCTGGTGGTCTTCCCTTAGCTCTTGAAGTTTTGGGTTCATTTTTGTGTGGTAGAGATATAGTTCAATGGAGAAGTGCAATCGAAAGACTTAAACAAGATTCTAACAAAAAAATTCTTGACACACTAAGAATTAGCTTTGATGGATtggaagaaagggagaaaaatatATTTCTAGATATAGCATGCTTTTTTAATGGGGAGAAGAAAGATTTGGTAATGAAAGTATTGGATGGTTGTGGGTTTTTTCCAGATATTGGAGTCAATGTTCTCATTAAGACATCTCTCATAAAAGTCAGTAATGACAACCAATATTTGTGGATGCATGCCTTGTTGCAAGAAATGGGAAGAAAAATTGTTGAAGAAAAATGTGTTGATGAACCCGGAAAACGTTGTAGATTATGGAAGGAAAGAGATGTCCATCATGTCCTAACAAAAAACACG GGAATCGAGCAAGATGTTCAATTTGAGCGCCGATACCTTCTCGAAGATGAAAAATTTGAGATTGCTCAAAGTGTTTTGC ATAATCTTGTTGCACTTCTTTTACCATATAGTCATATTGAACAACTATGGAAGGGGAATAGA CCCTTGTTTAAGTTGAAAATGATCAACCTCAAAGGGTCTCAAAACCTGATCAAGACACCTGACTTCACAACAGTACCAAAACTTGAAGCTTTGATTATGGAAGGTTGTACCAGATTAGTAGATGTCCATCCATCAATCGGAGTACTTAAGAGCCTTAaacttttgaatttaagagaCTGCAAAAGTCTTAGGAGTCTTCCAACCAAAATTGGAATGGAATCTCTTGAAACATTAATTCTTTCAGGTTGCTCAAATCTTGCAAGGTTTCCAGAGTTTGATGGGAAAATAGAACATCTAAAAACTCTTCATCTTTCTGGTTGTTTCAAAGTTGAATATTTACCAGAGAATTTGCAGCAAGCAGAATCTTTGGAAGAGCTTGACTTGAGCGAAACAGCCATAAAAGAACCACCATCCTTCATTTCTCAATTGAAAAATCTTAAAGTTTTGTCTTTCAGTGGATGCAAGGGACCATCATATAAGTCACGATCAAATTTGCCTTTTCTTTTCAAGGTAATCCAAGGAAGAAGGACGAATCCCATAGCTCCGATGTTGCCTTTGTTGTCAGGTTTGAGTTCATTAAGAAAGCTAAATCTAAGGGACTGCAATCTTTGTAAAGGAGATATTCCACGTGATATTTCTGGTCTATCCTCTTTGATACATCTTGATCTTAGTGGTAACAATTTCATCAGCATACCTGCATCTCTTACTCAGCTCTCGAAGCTTTCGTTTCTTGATTTGTCAAATTGCAACATGTGCACACTTGGTGAAGCAGATATTCATGGTCTATCCTCTTTGAGTTATCTTTATCTTAGGGGTAACAATTTCATCACCATTCCTTTGGCTCTTACTCAACTTAGCAGGCTTAATTTCCTTCGATTATCAAATTGCAAGATGCTTAAATCGTTGCCTCAGCTTCTAACACGTATAGCAGATGTGCGTATAGATGATTGCTCTTCACTTGAAGTAGTTGCAAGTCCATCAAAAGTATGCAATTCAGTGAATTCGGGTTTCATTAAAGCCATTAACTGCTTCAAATTGGCTGAAAATATCAATGCATTAACACTGCTGAAAAAACATCTTAAG GCATTCGCAAATTCAAGAAAAAAGTTTGCTATTATGATACCCGGAAGTGAAATCCCAGAATGGTTTAGCCAACAAAGAAACGACTCTTCAATTAAGATACCCCTTCGGAAAGATAGTCAATGGATTGGAGTTGCTTCTTGCTGCATTTTTATCAATAATGATGCTTCAAGGGATGACGAGGATATCAGTTGTAGTACATTTATCTATTGCAGAAATTCTGAACAAGCCAGCTGTGATGGATCTATTTTTCGAGGTAGAAATCGTAGACAGATTGAGGGGATCCGCCTCTTGGTGGGTAAAGGATATAACGAGCCCATAATGAAAGATCACCTTTTTCTTTGTTATTGGTCGCGTGATAGCCTATATTCAATTTCCATCGAGGATAAATATGGTCATTGTGAAAACAATAATTTATGGGCAACAGATTGCTTAGATCAGAAATGGGATGAGCTTGAGGTGTCTTTCATAGGTCTATCTGGACGCAGTGCCAAGGTGAAGAAGTGTGGTGTTAGAATAGTGCATGAGAAAGATTTggaagaaataaaagagttgcaGTGCCATACCACTCAATCCTCTCCAAATTTTGAACACATCCATCAACACTCTGCTCACAACGATGGATCAACAGATAGCACTTCTCACATAAAACGAAAAGCTAATATCTACGATGAAGCGGAGGAAGAAGGGCCGCAACCAAAACGGATGcagaaatttttcaattttatggtGCGCCAACAGGGGAAGAAGCATTAA